The Candidatus Phaeomarinobacter ectocarpi genome includes a region encoding these proteins:
- the thiE gene encoding thiamine phosphate synthase, whose amino-acid sequence MITPPRLDDLAAFSRVFDAALSAGDVACVQLRLKDVSDAEIVKAAEALIPIAHKHDVAMLINDRPDLTLKVGADGVHIGQQDTPYDEARALLGPDAIIGVTCHDSRHLAMEAGEQGADYVAFGAFYDTATKDAISRAEPEILSWWQRLFEVPCVAIGGITPDNAAPLVAAGADFLAVSSSVWSFPSDQGGPGQAVKAINDVIDTTPVSLLETNA is encoded by the coding sequence TTGATCACGCCGCCGCGTCTCGACGACCTGGCGGCGTTTTCACGCGTGTTTGATGCAGCACTCAGTGCCGGTGACGTCGCCTGCGTGCAGCTGCGCCTCAAGGACGTCAGTGATGCCGAGATCGTCAAGGCAGCGGAAGCACTGATCCCCATCGCGCACAAACATGATGTGGCAATGCTCATCAATGATCGTCCAGACCTTACACTGAAGGTCGGTGCCGATGGCGTGCATATCGGCCAGCAGGATACGCCCTATGATGAAGCGCGCGCTTTGCTTGGGCCTGATGCGATCATCGGCGTCACCTGCCATGACAGCCGTCACCTGGCCATGGAAGCAGGTGAACAGGGCGCGGACTATGTGGCGTTCGGCGCCTTCTACGACACGGCCACCAAAGATGCGATTTCGCGCGCGGAGCCCGAAATCCTGTCCTGGTGGCAACGCCTCTTCGAAGTACCCTGCGTGGCGATTGGCGGTATTACGCCAGACAATGCAGCGCCTCTTGTTGCGGCAGGAGCGGATTTCCTTGCAGTCTCATCTAGCGTATGGTCTTTCCCAAGTGACCAGGGGGGTCCGGGCCAAGCCGTCAAAGCGATCAATGATGTGATCGATACGACG